A stretch of Eleutherodactylus coqui strain aEleCoq1 chromosome 2, aEleCoq1.hap1, whole genome shotgun sequence DNA encodes these proteins:
- the RPS14 gene encoding small ribosomal subunit protein uS11: MAPRKGKEKKEEQVISLGPQVAEGENVFGVCHIFASFNDTFVHVTDLSGKETICRVTGGMKVKADRDESSPYAAMLAAQDVAQRCKELGITALHIKLRATGGNRTKTPGPGAQSALRALARSGMKIGRIEDVTPIPSDSTRRKGGRRGRRL; this comes from the exons ATGGCTCCACGTaaggggaaggagaagaaggaagagcagGTGATCAGCCTGGGCCCGCAGGTGGCCGAGGGGGAGAACGTCTTCGGGGTCTGCCACATCTTTGCCTCCTTCAACGACACCTTTGTCCACGTGACCGATCTGTCCGGCAA GGAAACAATCTGCCGTGTGACCGGTGGGATGAAGGTGAAAGCCGACAGAGACGAGTCCTCTCCGTACGCCGCCATGTTGGCTGCTCAGGACGTTGCCCAGAGGTGCAAGGAGCTTGGCATCACGGCGCTTCACATCAAGCTGCGGGCCACAGGCGGCAACAG GACAAAGACCCCTGGACCCGGCGCCCAGTCTGCCCTCAGAGCCCTGGCTCGTTCGGGCATGAAAATTGGCCGCATCG AGGATGTGACGCCCATCCCATCAGACAGCACCCGCAGAAAGGGCGGTCGCCGTGGTCGACGTCTGTAG